One part of the Sardina pilchardus chromosome 5, fSarPil1.1, whole genome shotgun sequence genome encodes these proteins:
- the LOC134080328 gene encoding uncharacterized protein LOC134080328 yields the protein MNMFSSHGFLFLHALFCLCSCHDTEITGDTVIAKLHGSIELNFKEKSIVCNASVEWKRVNGLDSTLCLRFDPPNSSKWLGDFCKKAQFHCQNNSLVLNSVGPQDEGKYIEEIILTNGTIKKIFFTLRIKYPPLISNLSINSTQSTLMIMCEASGGNVSYSWLKDGQGLQNMNQTLIVHEATHNDCGNYTCVAASEWGRSSAHVNVNGEYGICREGLEIKILSAVICVLGLCITAVCIKKFHAGICRKESGTQEDRGNSGPNTGMQEDRLYDEPSNVQSNLPEVVLPPVYRDFIPGRFPTGHGKEVKTEAAYSTIGEVQEQVQTLQALEQAETPVVQEQAKTSVALYHTLTLQNTLSKKAM from the exons ATGAACATGTTTAGTAGTCATGGTTTTCTGTTTTTACATGCCTTATTCTGCCTATGCTCATGTCATG ATACTGAGATAACAGGGGACACAGTCATTGCAAAGTTACATGGATCAATAGAACTCAATTTTAAAGAGAAGTCTATTGTATGCAATGCTAGTGTGGAATGGAAGAGAGTCAATGGACTAGATTCAACATTATGCCTAAGATTTGATCCACCAAATAGCAGCAAATGGTTGGGGGACTTCTGTAAGAAAGCACAATTTCACTGTCAAAACAACAGTCTTGTCCTCAACTCTGTGGGCCCTCAAGACGAAGGAAAGTACATAGAGGAAATCATCTTAACAAATGGTACGATAAAGAAGATATTCTTCACACTGAGGATCAAAT ATCCTCCACTGATATCAAATTTAAGCATCAACTCAACTCAGTCGACTCTAATGATAATGTGTGAGGCCAGCGGAGGGAACGTGTCATACAGCTGGCTGAAAGATGGACAGGGCCTGCAGAACATGAACCAGACTCTCATAGTTCATGAAGCAACCCATAATGACTGTGGGAACTACACTTGTGTGGCAGCAAGTGAATGGGGACGTTCAAGTGCTCATGTCAACGTTAATG GTGAATATGGGATATGTAGAGAAGGCCTGGAAATTAAGATTTTGTCTGCTGTTATTTGTGTACTTGGTTTGTGCATCACTGCTGTCTGCATCAAGAAGTTTCATGCAG GTATCTGCAGAAAAGAATCAGGGACTCAAGAAGACAGAG GAAACAGTGGACCAAACACAGGAATGCAAG AGGATCGTTTATACGATGAACCCAGCAATGTGCAG TCAAACCTGCCGGAGGTAGTCCTGCCGCCTGTATACAGAGACTTCATACCAGGAAGATTTCCCACCGGCCACGGAAAGGAGGTGAAGACAGAGGCTGCGTACTCCACCATTGGGGAAGTCCAGGAGCAGGTACAGACACTTCAAGCCCTGGAGCAGGCAGAGACACCTGTGGTTCAGGAGCAGGCAAAGACATCTGTGGCTCTGTATCATACACTTACACTTCAAAACACATTATCTAAAAAGGCAATGTGA